One Methylocaldum marinum DNA window includes the following coding sequences:
- the pstB gene encoding phosphate ABC transporter ATP-binding protein PstB, with product MENEFREIPDIQDFAEEPFGVPVGESDVDKPCVRCRNINVHYGSKHAIRNVSLDVRPREVLSLIGPSGCGKSTLLRCLNRMNDLIPGCRVSGVVEVNGSDIYGREIDVVNLRKQVGMVFQKPNPFPWSIYENVAYGPRIHGLVDSREDLDRAVKAALKRAGLWQEVKRRLDEPGTSLSSGQQQRLCIARALAVKPTILLMDEPCSALDPIGAGKIESLIEELRQQLTIVTVTHSVQQAARVSQRTAYFHFGRLIEVGETDQVLTHPRHPLTEAYLTGRIG from the coding sequence ATGGAGAACGAATTCAGGGAGATCCCCGATATTCAGGACTTCGCCGAGGAACCGTTCGGTGTTCCTGTGGGTGAGTCCGACGTGGACAAACCCTGCGTACGGTGCCGAAATATCAATGTCCATTATGGATCCAAGCATGCGATCCGGAACGTGAGTCTCGACGTCCGCCCGCGGGAGGTTCTGAGTCTGATAGGTCCGTCGGGTTGCGGCAAATCGACCTTGTTGCGCTGCCTGAACCGGATGAACGATCTGATCCCGGGCTGCAGGGTCTCGGGCGTGGTCGAGGTTAACGGCTCGGATATCTACGGCCGCGAGATCGATGTCGTGAACCTGCGGAAACAGGTCGGCATGGTGTTCCAGAAACCCAACCCTTTTCCCTGGTCTATTTACGAGAACGTCGCGTACGGCCCGCGGATTCACGGACTCGTCGATAGCCGGGAAGATCTTGACCGCGCCGTCAAGGCTGCGCTCAAGCGTGCCGGCCTTTGGCAGGAGGTGAAGCGGCGCCTGGATGAGCCGGGGACGAGCCTGTCGAGCGGACAGCAGCAGCGGCTCTGTATCGCCCGAGCCCTGGCAGTCAAGCCGACAATCCTTCTCATGGACGAACCCTGTTCGGCGCTGGATCCGATCGGTGCCGGCAAAATCGAAAGTCTCATCGAGGAATTACGGCAACAGTTGACGATCGTGACCGTGACCCATTCGGTGCAACAAGCCGCGCGAGTGTCGCAACGCACGGCTTACTTCCACTTCGGACGCCTGATCGAGGTGGGGGAAACCGACCAGGTTCTCACGCACCCGCGCCACCCGTTGACCGAAGCTTATCTCACCGGTCGGATCGGTTGA
- a CDS encoding magnesium transporter → MEKSIEKKKRPAKNRKRNHHQGETAGTHMTASVPRAYLSDTPADVQARLKEHRFDHPHTICVTDPEDRLVGVIALADLIALPAETPLNDAVQGIPSVRVDEDQEKLASLALHHRLSVVPVVDHGGHFLGVVPPLALMNILRHEHVEDLHRLAGIKRENHQAREAMESAPLRRARDRLPWLLIGLAGSALATQVVAQFEAQLQDRIAIAFFIPGLVYIADAIGTQTEAIAVRGLSLSHANLRTLLGGEMRTGVLIGLTLAVVTLPIVWLIFADLYLGLAVAVALFSAGCVATTIGLFLPWLLGELGTDPAYGSGPLATILQDVMSLLIYFAAVNFFLF, encoded by the coding sequence ATGGAAAAATCCATCGAAAAGAAAAAACGCCCGGCCAAAAATCGAAAGCGGAATCATCACCAGGGTGAGACGGCCGGCACCCACATGACAGCCAGCGTTCCCCGCGCCTATTTGAGCGACACCCCGGCGGACGTTCAGGCCCGCTTAAAGGAACATCGCTTCGATCACCCGCACACAATCTGCGTCACCGATCCGGAAGATCGGCTGGTCGGGGTTATTGCCCTGGCCGATCTGATAGCCCTGCCCGCAGAGACGCCTTTAAACGATGCTGTGCAAGGAATACCTTCGGTACGCGTGGACGAAGACCAGGAAAAACTGGCCTCCTTGGCCCTGCATCATCGATTGTCCGTGGTTCCGGTAGTCGACCACGGAGGACATTTCCTCGGCGTGGTGCCGCCGCTGGCGCTGATGAACATCTTGAGGCATGAACATGTAGAGGATTTGCATCGCCTTGCCGGGATCAAACGCGAGAATCATCAAGCCCGGGAAGCCATGGAATCCGCCCCCTTGAGGCGTGCGCGGGATCGCTTGCCCTGGCTGCTGATCGGATTGGCGGGCAGTGCCTTGGCAACCCAGGTCGTTGCGCAGTTCGAGGCGCAACTACAGGACCGGATTGCGATCGCGTTTTTCATTCCGGGACTGGTTTATATCGCCGATGCCATCGGCACCCAGACCGAAGCCATTGCCGTACGCGGATTATCGCTCTCCCATGCGAACCTACGCACGCTGCTGGGCGGGGAGATGCGCACCGGCGTGCTGATCGGCCTGACCTTGGCGGTCGTGACTCTCCCTATCGTCTGGCTGATCTTCGCGGACCTTTATTTGGGGCTGGCGGTTGCGGTAGCCCTGTTCTCGGCCGGCTGCGTGGCGACGACCATCGGTTTATTTCTGCCCTGGCTGCTGGGGGAACTGGGAACGGACCCGGCTTACGGCAGCGGCCCACTTGCAACCATTCTGCAAGACGTCATGAGCCTGCTCATCTACTTTGCTGCGGTCAATTTCTTCCTGTTTTAG
- a CDS encoding EcsC family protein: MKSMPMALSREDFLSLKRAYQNLEQPSLAIRLADSIGTPIETGFKLLPVFWRKRLQRCTEHAIWKALGTAVASLENKPGTASSDMCHKLMGIATGAVGGFLGGPALLVELPFTTTIMLRSIADIARSEGENLDDIRTRLACLEVFALGGRSNRDDAADAGYYGVRMALAMSVSAASSHIARNGLAGRAGAPLLVDFVLMVSSRFGITVSEKIAAEIIPVVGAVGGALINTVFIQHFQDMARSHFTVRRLERKYGASVVQAEYHRLHNPEYGLLLAAA, from the coding sequence ATGAAGAGCATGCCCATGGCTTTGTCGCGCGAAGATTTCCTGAGTCTGAAGCGTGCGTATCAAAATCTTGAACAGCCCAGCCTTGCCATACGGTTAGCCGACAGTATAGGTACACCGATCGAGACGGGATTCAAGCTTTTGCCCGTATTTTGGCGCAAGCGTTTGCAACGCTGTACCGAACATGCCATCTGGAAGGCTTTGGGCACGGCGGTCGCGAGTTTGGAAAATAAACCGGGCACCGCATCAAGCGACATGTGCCACAAGCTGATGGGGATCGCGACCGGGGCGGTCGGCGGCTTTCTGGGCGGTCCCGCGCTGCTCGTGGAACTTCCTTTTACGACCACGATCATGCTGCGTTCGATTGCGGATATCGCCCGCAGCGAAGGCGAGAATCTCGATGATATCCGAACCCGCCTGGCCTGTCTCGAAGTGTTCGCCCTGGGAGGGCGCTCGAACCGCGATGATGCCGCCGATGCCGGTTATTACGGGGTGCGCATGGCTTTGGCAATGTCCGTCTCGGCAGCCTCCAGCCATATTGCTCGGAACGGACTGGCCGGTCGCGCCGGTGCGCCGTTGCTGGTGGATTTCGTTTTAATGGTTTCCAGCCGTTTCGGCATTACGGTCTCGGAAAAGATCGCTGCCGAGATTATTCCCGTCGTCGGCGCGGTCGGAGGCGCTTTGATCAACACCGTGTTCATTCAGCACTTTCAGGATATGGCGCGCAGCCACTTCACGGTCCGCCGTCTCGAGCGGAAATACGGGGCAAGTGTGGTACAGGCCGAGTATCATCGGTTACACAATCCCGAATACGGTCTGCTGCTCGCGGCGGCTTAG
- a CDS encoding DUF5132 domain-containing protein yields the protein MAGLGDLLKNDLAKGVALGLGVVAAGVVLAPALRPAARAAVKTGILLFEKGREWTAEAGETFEDLVAEVRAELAEQAAAAEGLDAAQQAAAENSQKG from the coding sequence ATGGCTGGTCTCGGCGATTTGCTAAAAAATGATCTTGCAAAGGGCGTCGCGCTCGGGCTCGGCGTGGTGGCCGCGGGCGTGGTTCTGGCTCCGGCGCTGCGGCCGGCGGCACGCGCGGCGGTAAAAACAGGCATACTGCTCTTCGAAAAAGGCCGGGAATGGACGGCGGAAGCGGGCGAAACATTCGAAGACCTGGTGGCCGAGGTTCGAGCGGAATTGGCGGAGCAGGCAGCGGCAGCCGAAGGATTGGACGCGGCCCAGCAAGCCGCCGCGGAAAATAGTCAGAAAGGCTGA
- a CDS encoding HMA2 domain-containing protein, with translation MVSAFIVHELSGRFRLRVPDKRNDKAFFDVLADRLSECPGVTNVEFNVHTGSVLLFHAAAVPASDVIRYAEQAELFSVKPLPATAARTLGQQATKGLEAFDRGLASLSGGLVDLQSAFLVLLVGMAIYQVRRGQVLAPAVPLLWEAIRLVGSGKIGKH, from the coding sequence ATGGTCTCGGCCTTTATCGTTCATGAACTTTCCGGCCGATTTCGATTAAGAGTTCCCGACAAACGTAATGATAAGGCTTTTTTCGATGTTCTGGCCGACCGTCTGAGCGAGTGTCCCGGCGTTACCAATGTCGAGTTCAATGTGCATACCGGCAGTGTTCTGCTGTTTCATGCTGCGGCGGTCCCTGCATCCGATGTTATAAGGTATGCCGAGCAAGCTGAATTGTTTTCCGTCAAACCCTTGCCGGCAACAGCCGCCCGGACGCTGGGGCAACAGGCTACCAAAGGTCTCGAGGCGTTCGACAGAGGGCTTGCCTCTCTGAGCGGCGGGTTAGTCGATTTGCAGTCGGCTTTTTTGGTTTTATTGGTGGGAATGGCGATTTATCAGGTGAGGCGCGGGCAGGTTCTTGCGCCGGCCGTGCCCTTGCTTTGGGAAGCAATCCGTCTGGTTGGTTCGGGCAAAATCGGCAAGCACTGA
- a CDS encoding HNH endonuclease, translating into MEIYHLQVLRTDASGMPLEWIGYQQAAKLYHLGEVAYSCGTHLYTLRGGINARTGNRSLIEVNSIIATYHHHNNGYGIDPNYVPPLSNPALFRRDNNLCLYCGHRFLHRDLSRDHITPISLGGADTWNNVVTACKRCNNHKAGRTPEQAGMQLLAIPFTPTHAEYVYLQGRRVLTDQMEFLKAHFPRKSPLHQRLS; encoded by the coding sequence ATGGAGATTTATCATTTACAGGTATTACGTACCGACGCTTCCGGCATGCCGCTGGAATGGATAGGCTACCAACAGGCGGCAAAACTTTATCATCTCGGCGAAGTAGCCTATAGCTGCGGTACCCACCTGTACACGTTGAGGGGCGGCATCAATGCCAGGACCGGCAACCGCAGCCTGATCGAGGTCAATTCGATCATCGCCACCTACCATCATCATAACAACGGCTACGGCATCGACCCCAACTACGTGCCGCCTCTGAGCAATCCCGCCCTGTTCCGCCGCGACAACAATCTTTGCCTCTACTGCGGCCACCGGTTCCTCCACCGGGACCTTTCCCGTGACCACATCACCCCGATCAGCCTCGGAGGAGCCGACACCTGGAACAACGTCGTAACCGCGTGCAAGCGCTGCAACAACCATAAAGCGGGGCGCACCCCGGAACAAGCCGGAATGCAGCTACTGGCCATTCCGTTCACCCCGACACATGCAGAATACGTCTATTTACAGGGACGCCGGGTATTGACCGATCAAATGGAATTTCTGAAAGCGCATTTTCCCCGCAAAAGCCCTTTGCATCAGCGCTTGAGTTAG
- a CDS encoding primosomal protein N' has protein sequence MTKILKVAVSVPLRRLFDYVPPAGTDAADLKPGVRVEVPFGRRRKFGMLMGLADEPEVDRGRLKEASAILDSEPLLSPDDLRLLSWASRYYHHPIGEVVAAALTVLLRKGSAAEWAGERLLRPSTEDLASAEQACARAPRQAALIRLLREHPNGVPHSRLGELDWDWRSAAEGLIRKGLASWCENREADAPACHSAVSPPFTLNPDQQEAIAAVRAALGAYTAFLLEGVTGSGKTEVYLQLTQEVLARGGQIMILLPEINLTPQLQARFRSRFSVPVAIFHSGLTEAERRRSWLGMQRGEVSILLGTRSAVFMPVKSLGMIILDEEHDTSFKQQDGFRFSARDVAVMRARLLDIPVVLGSATPSLESVYNVSQGRYRHLRLPHRAGGAAQPGFRLLDIRGHRLREGLSPALIAYIAETLARGEQALLFVNRRGFAPTLTCHACGWVARCRRCDANLVVHAGDHRLRCHHCGFEQSLVGSCSGCGSEDLRPLGLGTERVEKALGEIFPGARAVRIDRDSTRRKGRLEALLNDIHEGRVDILIGTQMLAKGHHFPRVTLVGITDVDSGLYSTDFRSGERTAQLVTQVAGRAGREERMGTVVLQTRHPGHPLLHVLIREGYSGFAKACSEERRAALLPPFAYQALWRAEASDIEAPRRFLERVANLANQRTSRDLQVLGPVPAPMARRAGRQRYQLLFQSGLRNLLHGNIEALLPRISELDEAKRVRWSIDIDPIDLY, from the coding sequence ATGACGAAGATTCTGAAGGTTGCGGTCTCGGTGCCTCTACGGCGCCTGTTCGACTACGTTCCTCCGGCCGGCACGGATGCGGCTGACCTGAAACCCGGCGTCCGCGTGGAAGTTCCTTTCGGGCGCCGCAGAAAGTTCGGCATGCTTATGGGGCTTGCCGACGAGCCCGAGGTCGACCGTGGACGTTTGAAGGAGGCTTCGGCGATACTCGACAGCGAGCCTCTGCTGTCTCCCGACGATCTTCGCTTGCTTAGTTGGGCCAGCCGGTATTATCACCATCCGATCGGCGAGGTGGTCGCGGCGGCATTGACCGTCCTGTTGCGCAAAGGCAGTGCCGCCGAGTGGGCGGGAGAAAGGCTTCTGCGCCCGAGCACGGAGGATTTGGCGTCGGCGGAACAAGCGTGCGCGAGAGCCCCTCGTCAAGCGGCCTTGATCAGGCTGCTCCGGGAGCATCCGAACGGCGTTCCTCATAGCCGGCTTGGAGAGCTGGATTGGGATTGGCGCAGTGCCGCCGAGGGTCTGATTCGCAAAGGGCTGGCATCCTGGTGCGAGAATCGGGAAGCGGATGCACCTGCATGTCATTCAGCCGTGTCGCCGCCTTTCACGCTCAATCCTGACCAGCAGGAAGCGATTGCCGCCGTGCGGGCGGCCTTGGGAGCCTACACAGCCTTTCTGCTGGAAGGCGTCACCGGCAGCGGCAAGACCGAAGTCTATCTGCAATTGACGCAAGAGGTATTGGCTCGAGGGGGGCAGATCATGATTCTGCTTCCGGAAATCAACCTAACCCCTCAGTTGCAAGCCCGCTTCCGCAGCCGCTTTTCGGTTCCGGTGGCGATATTTCACTCCGGTCTCACCGAGGCTGAGCGCCGCCGTTCCTGGCTGGGGATGCAGCGAGGGGAGGTCAGCATTCTGCTCGGTACCCGTTCCGCGGTATTCATGCCGGTGAAGTCGTTGGGGATGATCATTCTGGACGAGGAGCACGATACGTCATTCAAACAGCAGGACGGATTTCGCTTCTCGGCTCGCGACGTGGCCGTTATGCGCGCTCGTCTGCTCGACATTCCCGTCGTGCTGGGTTCGGCCACGCCTTCCCTGGAAAGCGTCTACAACGTCTCGCAAGGACGCTATCGTCATTTACGGCTTCCGCACCGCGCGGGCGGAGCCGCCCAGCCCGGCTTTCGGCTGCTCGACATTCGAGGACACCGCTTGCGCGAAGGGCTTTCGCCCGCGCTGATCGCTTATATCGCGGAGACCTTGGCGCGGGGTGAGCAGGCCTTGTTGTTCGTCAATCGGAGAGGGTTCGCGCCGACCTTGACTTGTCATGCCTGTGGATGGGTGGCTCGCTGCCGCCGCTGCGATGCCAACCTGGTTGTTCATGCCGGTGATCACCGTCTGCGTTGCCATCACTGCGGTTTCGAGCAGTCCCTTGTCGGATCGTGTAGCGGCTGCGGCAGCGAGGATTTGCGTCCCTTGGGGCTGGGCACGGAACGCGTGGAAAAAGCCCTGGGCGAGATATTTCCCGGCGCCCGCGCGGTCCGTATCGATCGCGACAGCACCCGGCGCAAAGGGCGATTGGAAGCCCTGTTGAACGATATTCACGAGGGCCGGGTGGATATCCTAATCGGTACTCAGATGTTGGCGAAAGGCCATCATTTTCCCCGAGTTACACTGGTCGGAATCACCGACGTGGATTCCGGTCTCTACAGTACCGACTTTCGTTCCGGCGAGCGGACCGCTCAGTTGGTTACCCAGGTCGCCGGACGTGCCGGACGGGAGGAGCGGATGGGAACCGTCGTGCTGCAGACTCGGCATCCGGGCCATCCGTTGCTCCACGTGTTGATCAGGGAGGGCTACTCCGGCTTCGCAAAAGCCTGTTCGGAGGAGCGTCGCGCGGCGCTGTTGCCACCCTTTGCCTATCAGGCGCTATGGCGGGCCGAAGCGTCCGATATCGAGGCGCCCCGGCGTTTTTTGGAGCGTGTGGCAAACCTGGCGAACCAGCGGACCTCGCGTGACCTGCAGGTGCTGGGACCGGTGCCTGCGCCTATGGCGCGGCGCGCGGGGCGACAGCGGTATCAGCTGCTGTTTCAATCCGGGCTGCGTAATTTGCTTCACGGCAACATCGAGGCACTGCTGCCCAGGATTTCGGAACTTGATGAAGCGAAGCGAGTCCGTTGGTCTATAGACATTGACCCGATCGACCTTTATTGA
- a CDS encoding rhomboid family intramembrane serine protease yields MATIVIIGLNIASWVFVQGLGSGEPLAWSLCNLGLIPGELFDRVPAGTIIPLGENLGCELTGDTTVLTLVTHMFLHGGWFHIIGNLWFLWIFGDNVEDAMGPIRFFIFYIACGLAAAAAQIFTDPAAAIPMVGASGAIGGVMGAYARLYPRARIVTLIFLGFYVTTVALPAIAMLGYWFFIQIAGGLPALQEAGGGVAFWAHVGGFLAGLILVGPMHRPDYLAQHLRHAAGPYDRY; encoded by the coding sequence GTGGCGACAATCGTGATCATCGGCCTGAATATCGCTAGTTGGGTTTTTGTCCAAGGTTTGGGCAGCGGTGAGCCGCTCGCATGGTCCTTGTGCAATCTCGGATTGATTCCGGGGGAGCTGTTCGACCGCGTGCCGGCAGGAACCATTATTCCTCTCGGAGAGAACCTGGGTTGCGAGCTCACCGGAGATACCACCGTTCTAACCTTGGTGACCCACATGTTTCTCCACGGGGGGTGGTTTCACATCATTGGGAATCTCTGGTTCCTGTGGATATTCGGCGACAATGTCGAGGACGCGATGGGGCCGATCCGGTTCTTTATCTTTTATATCGCCTGCGGCCTGGCCGCGGCTGCCGCCCAGATTTTCACCGATCCGGCCGCGGCCATACCCATGGTGGGCGCGTCAGGTGCCATCGGCGGGGTCATGGGTGCGTACGCCCGGCTTTATCCGAGGGCGAGAATCGTGACCCTGATCTTTCTCGGATTCTATGTGACTACGGTGGCGTTGCCGGCGATTGCCATGCTGGGCTATTGGTTCTTCATCCAAATCGCCGGCGGATTGCCTGCGCTGCAGGAGGCCGGGGGCGGCGTGGCGTTCTGGGCACATGTCGGCGGTTTCCTGGCAGGCCTGATATTGGTCGGGCCGATGCATCGTCCGGATTATCTGGCTCAGCACCTGAGACATGCGGCGGGGCCGTACGACCGCTATTGA
- a CDS encoding lipopolysaccharide biosynthesis protein translates to MNPLRKLASQTVIYGLSSIIGRFLNYLLVPLYTYTFPAREYGVVSEFYAYAGFFAIFLIFGLETGYFRFSNRKDLKSDTVYSTALGFLILANLAFVSGIVVFREPLAALLRYPEHPEYLVWFGAILALDSIAALPFAKLRSENRAWRFAGIKLIEIALAIGLNLFFLVYCKKAGELWPNSFAARLYDPAVGIGYIFLANLAASAFKLLLLLPQFKSLRHGLDSRLLKSLLAYSLPMVIIGFAGMVNEMLDRAILKFLLPYDLATNMRMLGIYGACYKLSILMSLFIQAFRYAGEPFFFAYAGRADAKRAYALVMKYFVIFCVFIFLLVTLYIDLFKYFVGAEYREGLDVVPILLMANLFLGIYVNLSIWYKLTDRTLMGAWVSLIGAVLTIGLNIWWIPIMGYQGSAWATLACYAAMTIISYALGQYYYPVRYPIGKIAAYLLLGLLLYGGHKHLVESCGWTPWAIGSAFLALYLLIVALADVRPLLGKRQPARKHAPDETRPTGTQ, encoded by the coding sequence TTGAACCCTCTCCGCAAGCTCGCCTCGCAAACCGTCATCTACGGCTTGAGCAGCATCATCGGCAGATTTCTCAATTATCTGCTGGTTCCGCTTTATACCTATACGTTTCCCGCCCGGGAATACGGGGTCGTTTCCGAGTTCTACGCCTATGCCGGGTTCTTTGCCATATTTTTGATCTTCGGCCTGGAAACCGGCTATTTCCGCTTCAGCAATCGGAAAGACCTGAAATCGGACACAGTGTACTCGACGGCACTCGGCTTCCTGATTTTGGCGAATTTAGCGTTCGTATCCGGAATCGTTGTTTTTCGCGAACCGCTTGCCGCGCTGCTTCGCTACCCGGAGCACCCGGAATACCTGGTGTGGTTCGGCGCGATCCTGGCGCTCGACTCCATCGCAGCACTGCCATTCGCCAAACTGCGGTCGGAAAACCGCGCCTGGCGTTTCGCGGGCATCAAGCTGATCGAAATCGCCCTCGCCATCGGACTCAATCTGTTCTTTCTGGTTTATTGCAAGAAAGCCGGCGAACTTTGGCCAAACTCGTTCGCAGCACGTTTGTATGATCCGGCCGTCGGCATCGGCTACATCTTCCTGGCCAATCTTGCGGCCAGCGCCTTCAAGCTCCTACTGCTCCTGCCGCAGTTCAAAAGCCTGAGGCATGGTCTCGATTCGAGACTTCTGAAGAGTTTGCTGGCCTACTCGCTACCCATGGTGATCATCGGCTTCGCGGGAATGGTCAACGAGATGCTTGACCGCGCCATTCTGAAATTTCTTCTGCCCTACGATCTCGCGACGAATATGCGCATGCTGGGCATCTACGGCGCCTGCTACAAACTGTCAATTCTGATGTCTCTGTTCATACAGGCATTCCGTTACGCCGGCGAACCCTTCTTTTTTGCCTATGCCGGACGGGCAGACGCCAAGCGTGCTTACGCTTTGGTCATGAAATATTTCGTGATCTTCTGCGTATTCATCTTCCTGCTGGTGACCTTGTACATCGACTTGTTCAAGTATTTCGTCGGAGCCGAGTACAGGGAAGGACTCGATGTCGTGCCAATCTTGCTCATGGCCAACCTGTTCCTGGGGATTTACGTGAATCTTTCCATCTGGTACAAACTCACCGACCGTACCCTGATGGGCGCGTGGGTATCGCTGATCGGCGCCGTTTTGACCATAGGGCTGAACATATGGTGGATTCCGATCATGGGCTATCAGGGCTCGGCCTGGGCGACGCTGGCGTGTTATGCCGCGATGACCATCATTTCGTACGCGCTCGGCCAATATTACTACCCGGTACGTTATCCGATCGGGAAAATCGCGGCCTACCTGCTACTCGGACTTTTGCTGTACGGCGGCCACAAGCACCTGGTGGAATCATGCGGCTGGACACCCTGGGCTATCGGCTCGGCTTTCCTGGCACTGTACCTCCTGATTGTCGCCTTGGCGGATGTGCGGCCCCTGCTCGGAAAACGGCAACCGGCACGGAAGCACGCTCCGGACGAAACGCGGCCGACCGGCACTCAATAG